The following proteins are encoded in a genomic region of Zea mays cultivar B73 chromosome 9, Zm-B73-REFERENCE-NAM-5.0, whole genome shotgun sequence:
- the dzs10 gene encoding prolamin 10 kDa delta zein precursor, whose amino-acid sequence MAAKMLALFALLALCASATSATHIPGHLPPVMPLGTMNPCMQYCMMQQGLASLMACPSLMLQQLLALPLQTMPVMMPQMMTPNMMSPLMMPSMMSPMVLPSMMSQMMMPQCHCDAVSQIMLQQQLPFMFNPMAMTIPPMFLQQPFVGAAF is encoded by the coding sequence ATGGCAGCCAAGATGCTTGCATTGTTCGCTCTCCTAGCTCTTTGTGCAAGCGCCACTAGTGCGACGCATATTCCAGGGCACTTGCCACCAGTCATGCCATTGGGTACCATGAACCCATGCATGCAGTACTGCATGATGCAACAGGGGCTTGCCAGCTTGATGGCGTGTCCGTCCCTGATGCTGCAGCAACTGTTGGCCTTACCGCTTCAGACGATGCCAGTGATGATGCCACAGATGATGACGCCTAACATGATGTCACCATTGATGATGCCGAGCATGATGTCACCAATGGTCTTGCCGAGCATGATGTCGCAAATGATGATGCCACAATGTCACTGCGACGCCGTCTCGCAGATTATGCTGCAACAGCAGTTACCATTCATGTTCAACCCAATGGCCATGACGATTCCACCCATGTTCTTACAGCAACCCTTTGTTGGTGCTGCATTCTAG